In Stutzerimonas stutzeri, a genomic segment contains:
- a CDS encoding S9 family peptidase — protein MSAPIARVATGQDPYKWLENRDASEVLDYLKAENAYLDQQLADQAGLRETLFQEIKGRIRETDLSLPSPWGPWLYYQRTTAGDEYPRHYRCPRPTDGSFMADDNAEQLLLDPNELAAGGFLSLGAFSVSQDHSKLAYSLDTQGDEIYRLFVKDLTTGEVTALLFENCDGSMTWANDNQTLFFGELDDTHRPHKIYRHCLGSSDRSEVYHDPDGRYFVHCYRASSERQLVILSNSKTTSEAWVLSADEPKGEWICLAPRQDDHEYFPDHGLLDGQWCWLIRSNQAGINFALYQAPEHTPQRDHWQELIGHRDAVMLEDVSLNASAVTLSLREAGLPIIEVRPTAGAPYRLQLPDAAYSLHVHNTLEFDSPVIRLRYEALNRPAQIRQLNLANGEQKVLKETPVEGPFDADAYESRRIWAIAAAGAQVPISLVGRHESFGKPAPLYLYGYGAYGHSLDPWFSHARLSLLDRGFIFAIAHVRGGGDLGEAWYRAGKLEHKPNTFNDFIACAEKLVADGHTEPARLAVSGGSAGGLLIGAVLNLRPDLFGAAVAEVPFVDVLNTMLNADLPLTVTEYDEWGDPNQPDVHARIKAYAPYENVRPQPYPAILAVAGYNDSRVQYWEAAKWVAKLRASKTDDKLLLLKTEFGAGHGGMSGRYQALKDVALEYAFVLKVFGMADR, from the coding sequence ATGTCTGCCCCGATTGCCCGTGTCGCTACAGGCCAGGATCCTTATAAATGGCTGGAGAACCGTGACGCCTCCGAGGTGCTCGATTACCTGAAAGCGGAAAATGCTTATCTGGACCAGCAACTGGCGGATCAGGCCGGGTTGCGCGAAACGCTCTTCCAGGAGATTAAGGGACGCATCCGCGAGACAGACCTGTCGCTGCCTTCGCCCTGGGGGCCCTGGCTCTACTACCAGCGCACCACAGCAGGAGATGAATACCCTCGTCATTACCGATGCCCGCGGCCGACGGATGGCTCGTTCATGGCGGATGACAATGCCGAGCAACTGCTACTCGACCCTAATGAACTGGCCGCGGGCGGGTTCTTGTCGCTCGGCGCCTTCAGCGTCAGCCAGGACCACAGCAAGTTGGCCTACAGTCTCGACACCCAGGGCGACGAGATTTACCGACTATTCGTCAAAGACCTGACCACGGGTGAGGTGACTGCCCTGCTCTTCGAGAACTGCGATGGCAGCATGACGTGGGCTAACGACAACCAGACCCTGTTTTTCGGCGAACTCGACGACACCCACCGACCGCACAAGATCTACCGCCACTGCCTGGGTAGTAGCGACCGCAGCGAGGTCTATCACGACCCGGACGGCCGCTATTTCGTCCACTGCTACCGCGCCAGTTCGGAACGCCAACTGGTGATCCTGTCCAACAGCAAGACCACCAGCGAAGCCTGGGTGCTGTCGGCCGACGAGCCTAAGGGCGAATGGATCTGCTTGGCGCCGCGTCAGGACGATCACGAATACTTTCCCGATCATGGACTGCTCGACGGACAATGGTGTTGGCTGATACGCAGCAACCAGGCCGGCATCAATTTCGCGCTTTACCAGGCCCCCGAGCACACGCCGCAGCGCGACCACTGGCAGGAGCTGATCGGCCATCGCGACGCGGTGATGCTCGAAGACGTCAGCCTGAACGCCAGTGCAGTCACACTGAGCCTGCGTGAAGCTGGGTTACCGATCATTGAGGTGCGCCCAACAGCTGGCGCGCCCTACCGGTTGCAGCTGCCCGACGCCGCCTACAGCTTGCACGTGCATAACACGCTCGAGTTCGACAGCCCGGTGATCCGCCTGCGCTACGAAGCGCTGAATCGCCCCGCGCAGATTCGCCAGTTGAACCTGGCCAACGGCGAACAGAAGGTCCTCAAGGAAACGCCGGTTGAAGGTCCCTTCGATGCTGATGCCTATGAGAGCCGACGTATCTGGGCAATCGCTGCCGCCGGTGCACAGGTGCCGATCAGTCTGGTCGGTCGTCATGAGAGCTTCGGCAAGCCCGCGCCGCTCTACCTGTACGGCTACGGCGCCTACGGCCATAGTCTCGACCCCTGGTTCTCTCATGCACGCCTATCACTGCTAGACCGAGGCTTCATCTTCGCCATCGCCCACGTACGCGGCGGCGGCGACCTTGGCGAGGCCTGGTACCGCGCCGGCAAACTGGAGCACAAACCGAACACCTTCAACGACTTCATCGCCTGCGCCGAAAAGCTGGTTGCCGACGGCCATACCGAGCCGGCCCGACTCGCCGTCAGCGGCGGCAGTGCTGGCGGCCTGCTGATCGGTGCCGTGCTCAACCTACGGCCGGACCTGTTTGGCGCCGCGGTCGCCGAAGTGCCCTTCGTCGACGTGCTGAACACCATGCTCAACGCCGACCTGCCGCTGACGGTGACCGAATACGACGAATGGGGCGATCCGAACCAGCCCGACGTGCATGCGCGCATCAAGGCTTACGCACCCTATGAAAACGTGCGTCCTCAGCCTTACCCGGCAATTCTCGCTGTGGCCGGCTACAACGACAGCCGCGTACAGTACTGGGAAGCCGCCAAGTGGGTGGCCAAGCTGCGCGCCAGCAAGACTGACGACAAGCTCCTGCTGCTCAAGACCGAATTCGGTGCCGGGCACGGCGGTATGAGCGGCCGTTACCAGGCGCTTAAGGATGTTGCGCTGGAGTACGCGTTCGTCCTCAAAGTCTTCGGCATGGCAGATCGATAG
- a CDS encoding DMT family transporter, with the protein MTARTLLLTALAMLAFAGNSLLCRAALRDSQIDPASFTALRLFAGALVLWLLLLTRKRSATVGGNWAGALSLFIYAAAFSYAYLHLDAGAGALLLFGAVQLSMVTWGLIRGERLHRLQWVGLVLAAAGLVALLLPGTSIPSLSASFLMVLAGIAWGAYSLLGKGTPDPLAATAGNFIRTLPIVVMLCLLALGSLEWDSAGVLYALLSGGLTSGIGYAIWYAAMPGLAAIQAASVQLSVPLLTALAGSLLLGETLTGRLILVGVAILGGIALVLRYKHRA; encoded by the coding sequence ATGACCGCAAGAACCCTGCTACTGACAGCGCTGGCCATGCTCGCCTTCGCGGGTAATTCGCTGCTTTGCCGGGCGGCGTTGCGCGACAGCCAGATCGATCCCGCCAGTTTCACTGCGCTGCGCCTGTTCGCTGGCGCGCTGGTGTTGTGGTTGCTGCTGCTTACACGCAAGCGGTCCGCCACCGTGGGTGGCAACTGGGCCGGCGCCCTCTCCCTTTTTATATATGCCGCGGCATTCTCCTACGCCTATTTGCACCTCGATGCTGGCGCTGGCGCGCTGCTGCTGTTCGGCGCCGTGCAATTGAGCATGGTCACCTGGGGGCTGATCAGGGGGGAACGCTTGCATCGCTTGCAGTGGGTCGGTCTGGTGCTGGCGGCGGCAGGGCTGGTCGCCCTTCTCCTACCTGGCACGAGCATACCGTCACTGTCGGCGTCTTTTCTAATGGTGCTGGCAGGCATCGCCTGGGGCGCGTATTCGCTACTGGGAAAAGGAACGCCCGATCCGCTCGCCGCGACTGCCGGTAATTTCATCCGAACGTTGCCCATCGTGGTCATGCTGTGCCTGCTGGCGTTAGGCTCGCTCGAGTGGGACAGCGCCGGCGTGCTGTATGCACTGTTATCCGGAGGACTCACCTCTGGTATCGGCTACGCCATCTGGTATGCGGCAATGCCCGGACTGGCCGCCATACAGGCGGCCAGCGTGCAACTGAGCGTACCGCTTCTCACCGCGCTGGCAGGAAGCCTGCTGCTGGGCGAAACCTTGACAGGCAGATTGATACTGGTCGGGGTCGCAATCCTGGGCGGCATTGCCCTGGTCTTGCGGTACAAGCACCGGGCGTGA
- the lexA gene encoding transcriptional repressor LexA, which produces MIKLTPRQSEILAFIKRCLEDNGYPPTRAEIAQELGFKSPNAAEEHLKALSRKGAIEMTPGASRGIRIPGFEPAAEESGLPVIGRVAAGAPILAQQHVEESCQINPSFFQPKADYLLRVRGMSMKDIGIFDGDLLAVHTTREARNGQVVVARIDDEVTVKRFKREGSKVWLLAENPEFAPIEIDLEQQELIIEGLSVGVIRR; this is translated from the coding sequence ATGATCAAGCTGACCCCACGCCAGTCGGAAATTCTCGCTTTCATCAAGCGCTGCCTGGAAGACAACGGCTATCCGCCGACCCGTGCGGAGATTGCTCAGGAGCTGGGTTTCAAATCGCCCAATGCTGCCGAAGAGCACCTCAAGGCGCTGTCCCGTAAAGGCGCTATTGAGATGACGCCCGGCGCTTCGCGCGGGATACGTATTCCCGGTTTCGAACCGGCAGCCGAAGAAAGTGGCCTGCCTGTTATCGGTCGAGTCGCTGCCGGCGCGCCGATTCTTGCGCAACAACATGTCGAAGAGTCTTGCCAGATCAACCCTTCATTCTTTCAGCCCAAGGCCGATTACCTATTGCGCGTTCGAGGAATGAGCATGAAGGACATCGGCATATTCGATGGCGACTTGCTTGCGGTGCATACCACACGTGAGGCGCGCAACGGGCAGGTGGTGGTGGCACGCATCGATGATGAGGTCACGGTAAAGCGCTTCAAACGTGAAGGTAGCAAGGTCTGGTTACTTGCCGAGAATCCGGAATTCGCTCCGATTGAAATCGACCTTGAGCAGCAAGAACTGATTATCGAGGGTCTGAGCGTCGGCGTGATTCGCCGCTAA
- a CDS encoding DUF1653 domain-containing protein produces the protein MQVTPGRYRHYKGPEYRVYAVARHSETEEQVVFYQALYGDLGLWVRPLSMFTETVEVDGETLPRFALIEAEPSRF, from the coding sequence ATGCAGGTCACGCCAGGCCGTTATCGTCACTACAAAGGACCCGAATATCGGGTATATGCGGTTGCCCGCCATTCCGAAACGGAAGAGCAGGTGGTCTTCTACCAGGCGTTGTACGGGGATCTCGGGCTTTGGGTGCGTCCGCTCTCGATGTTTACCGAAACGGTTGAGGTCGACGGCGAAACCCTTCCCCGTTTCGCCCTGATCGAAGCCGAACCCAGTCGTTTTTGA
- the fadB gene encoding fatty acid oxidation complex subunit alpha FadB, producing MIYEGKAITVKALESGIVELNFDLKGESVNKFNRLTLNDLRQAVDAIKADASVKGVIVTSGKDVFIVGADITEFVDNFKLSDEELVAGNLEANKIFSDFEDLGVPTVAAINGIALGGGFEMCMAADYRVMSTVAKVGLPEVKLGIYPGFGGTVRLPRLIGVDNAVEWIASGKENRAEDALKVRAVDAVVAPDQLQAAALDLVKRAIAGELDYKAKRQPKLDKLKLNAIEQMMAFETAKGFVAGQAGPNYPAPVEAIKTIQKAANFGRDKAIEVEAAGFVKLAKTSVAQSLVGLFLSDQELKKKSKAYDKQARDVKLAAVLGAGIMGGGIAYQSAVKGTPILMKDIREDGIQMGLNEASKLLGKRVEKGRLTPAKMAEALNAIRPTMSYGDFGHVDIVVEAVVENPKIKQSVLAEVEGLVRDDTIIASNTSTISISHLAQALKRPENFCGMHFFNPVHMMPLVEVIRGEKTSETAIATTVAYAKKMGKSPVVVNDCPGFLVNRVLFPYFGGFARAIAHGVDFVRADKVMEKFGWPMGPAYLMDVVGMDTGHHGRDVMAEGFPDRMKDDTRTAVDVMYDANRLGQKNGKGFYVYEMDNKGKPKKVVDPQSYELLKPVVSETRELSDEDIINYMMIPLCLETVRCLEDNIVETAAEADMGLIYGIGFPPFRGGALRYIDSIGVAEFVAMADKYADLGPLYHPTAKLRDMAANGQRFYG from the coding sequence ATGATTTACGAAGGTAAAGCCATCACGGTTAAGGCTCTTGAGAGCGGCATCGTCGAATTGAATTTCGACCTCAAGGGTGAGTCCGTCAACAAGTTCAATCGCCTCACCCTCAACGACCTGCGCCAGGCCGTCGACGCCATCAAGGCCGACGCTTCGGTCAAGGGCGTCATCGTTACCAGCGGCAAGGACGTGTTCATCGTCGGCGCCGACATCACCGAGTTCGTCGACAACTTCAAGCTGTCCGACGAGGAGCTGGTAGCCGGCAACCTCGAAGCCAACAAGATCTTCAGTGATTTCGAAGACCTCGGCGTCCCGACCGTCGCTGCCATCAATGGCATCGCCCTCGGTGGTGGCTTCGAGATGTGCATGGCCGCTGATTACCGCGTCATGTCCACCGTCGCCAAGGTCGGCCTGCCGGAAGTCAAACTGGGAATCTACCCGGGCTTCGGTGGCACCGTCCGTCTGCCGCGCCTGATCGGCGTTGATAACGCCGTCGAGTGGATTGCATCAGGTAAGGAAAACCGCGCCGAAGACGCGCTCAAGGTTCGCGCCGTCGATGCCGTGGTTGCTCCTGATCAGCTGCAGGCCGCTGCGCTGGATCTGGTCAAACGCGCCATCGCTGGCGAGCTGGACTACAAGGCCAAGCGTCAGCCGAAGCTGGACAAGCTCAAGCTCAACGCTATCGAGCAGATGATGGCGTTCGAAACCGCCAAGGGTTTCGTGGCCGGTCAGGCAGGCCCGAACTACCCGGCCCCGGTCGAAGCGATCAAGACCATTCAGAAGGCCGCCAACTTCGGTCGCGACAAGGCCATCGAAGTCGAGGCCGCCGGCTTCGTCAAGCTGGCCAAGACCTCCGTGGCGCAGAGCCTGGTCGGTCTGTTCCTGAGCGATCAGGAGCTGAAGAAGAAGTCCAAGGCCTACGACAAGCAGGCTCGTGACGTGAAGCTGGCTGCTGTGCTCGGTGCAGGCATCATGGGCGGCGGCATTGCCTATCAGTCGGCCGTCAAAGGCACGCCGATCCTGATGAAGGATATCCGTGAAGACGGCATCCAGATGGGCCTGAACGAGGCCTCCAAGCTGCTCGGCAAGCGTGTCGAGAAGGGCCGCCTGACCCCGGCGAAAATGGCTGAAGCGCTGAATGCCATTCGCCCAACCATGTCCTACGGTGACTTCGGTCACGTCGACATCGTGGTCGAGGCGGTGGTCGAGAACCCGAAAATCAAGCAGTCAGTGCTGGCGGAAGTCGAAGGCCTGGTGCGTGATGACACGATCATCGCCTCCAACACTTCGACCATTTCCATCAGCCATTTGGCCCAGGCGCTCAAGCGCCCGGAAAACTTCTGCGGCATGCACTTCTTCAACCCGGTGCACATGATGCCGCTGGTGGAAGTGATTCGCGGTGAGAAAACCAGCGAAACCGCGATTGCTACCACCGTCGCCTACGCCAAGAAGATGGGCAAGAGCCCGGTCGTCGTCAATGACTGCCCAGGCTTCCTGGTTAACCGCGTGCTGTTCCCTTACTTCGGCGGCTTCGCCCGGGCCATCGCCCATGGTGTCGATTTCGTTCGCGCCGACAAGGTGATGGAGAAGTTCGGCTGGCCGATGGGCCCGGCCTACCTGATGGACGTCGTTGGCATGGACACTGGCCACCACGGCCGTGACGTCATGGCCGAAGGCTTCCCGGATCGCATGAAGGACGACACCCGTACGGCCGTCGATGTCATGTATGACGCCAACCGCCTCGGTCAGAAGAACGGCAAAGGCTTCTACGTCTATGAGATGGACAACAAGGGCAAGCCGAAGAAGGTGGTCGATCCGCAGTCCTACGAGCTGCTCAAGCCTGTCGTCAGCGAGACCCGCGAGCTGTCCGACGAGGACATCATCAACTACATGATGATCCCGCTGTGCCTGGAAACCGTCCGCTGCCTTGAAGACAACATTGTCGAAACCGCTGCCGAGGCCGATATGGGCCTGATCTACGGCATCGGCTTCCCACCTTTCCGCGGTGGTGCGCTGCGCTACATCGATTCGATCGGTGTTGCCGAGTTCGTGGCCATGGCCGACAAGTATGCCGACCTGGGTCCGCTGTACCACCCGACTGCGAAGCTGCGTGATATGGCTGCCAACGGCCAGCGCTTCTACGGTTAA
- the fadA gene encoding acetyl-CoA C-acyltransferase FadA, whose translation MSLNPRDVVIVDFGRTPMGRSKGGMHRNTRAESMSAHLIDGLLARNSKVDPAEVEDVIWGCVNQTLEQGWNVARMASLMTRIPHTSAAQTVSRLCGSSMSALHTAAQAIMTGNGDVFVVGGVEHMGHVGMMHGVDPNPQLSLYAAKASGMMGLTAEMLGKMHGITREQQDAFGERSHRLAHKATVDGLFKDEIIPMEGYDENGFLKVFDFDETIRSETTLESLAALKPAFNPKGGTVTAGTSSQITDGASCMIVMSAQRAQDLGIQPMAVIRSMALAGVDPAIMGYGPVPATQKALKRAGLTMDDIDYVELNEAFAAQALPVLKDLKLLDKMEQKVNLHGGAIALGHPFGCSGARISGTLLNVMKQNGGTLGVATMCIGLGQGISTVFERV comes from the coding sequence ATGAGCCTTAATCCGAGAGACGTCGTCATTGTCGACTTCGGCCGTACCCCGATGGGTCGTTCCAAGGGCGGCATGCACCGTAATACCCGCGCCGAGAGCATGTCTGCGCATTTGATCGATGGCTTGCTGGCACGCAACTCCAAGGTCGACCCGGCCGAAGTGGAAGATGTTATCTGGGGCTGCGTAAACCAGACCCTGGAACAGGGCTGGAACGTCGCCCGCATGGCATCCCTGATGACCCGTATCCCCCACACCAGTGCCGCGCAGACCGTCAGCCGCCTGTGTGGTTCGTCGATGAGCGCGCTGCATACTGCCGCGCAGGCGATCATGACCGGCAACGGTGATGTGTTCGTCGTTGGTGGTGTCGAGCACATGGGCCACGTCGGCATGATGCACGGGGTCGATCCGAACCCGCAGCTGTCGCTGTATGCCGCCAAGGCGTCCGGCATGATGGGCCTGACCGCCGAAATGCTGGGCAAGATGCATGGCATCACTCGCGAGCAGCAGGATGCCTTCGGTGAGCGTTCGCATCGTCTGGCGCACAAGGCGACCGTTGATGGCCTGTTCAAGGATGAAATCATCCCGATGGAAGGGTACGACGAGAACGGTTTCCTCAAGGTCTTCGACTTCGACGAAACCATTCGCTCGGAAACCACGCTCGAGAGCCTGGCGGCGCTGAAGCCGGCATTCAACCCCAAGGGCGGCACCGTGACGGCGGGTACTTCCTCGCAGATCACCGATGGTGCCTCCTGCATGATCGTCATGTCGGCGCAGCGGGCTCAGGACCTGGGCATTCAGCCGATGGCTGTGATCCGTTCCATGGCCTTAGCTGGCGTCGATCCGGCAATCATGGGCTACGGTCCGGTGCCTGCGACCCAGAAAGCGCTCAAGCGTGCCGGTCTGACCATGGATGACATCGACTATGTCGAGCTCAACGAAGCCTTCGCTGCTCAGGCACTGCCGGTGTTGAAGGATCTCAAGCTGCTCGACAAGATGGAGCAGAAGGTCAATTTGCATGGCGGCGCCATCGCGTTGGGTCATCCGTTCGGTTGCTCTGGAGCTCGTATTTCCGGCACTCTGCTGAATGTGATGAAGCAGAACGGCGGTACCCTGGGCGTGGCCACGATGTGCATCGGTCTGGGTCAAGGTATCTCTACGGTGTTCGAACGCGTCTAA
- the topA gene encoding type I DNA topoisomerase — MGKSLVIVESPAKAKTINKYLGNQYVVKSSIGHIRDLPTSGSAAREPAKRGKAVAAEAPALSPKEKAKRQLFTRMGIDPEHGWKAKYEILPGKEKVIDELRRLAKEADTIYLATDLDREGEAIAWHLRESIGGDDSRYKRVVFNEITKKAIQEAFSKPGELDINRVNAQQARRFLDRVVGYMVSPLLWQKIARGLSAGRVQSVAVKLVVEREREIRAFVPEEYWEVHADLATAEKAKVRFEVARENGEAFKPLNEGHAMAALEQLKDASYSVTKREDKPTSSKPSAPFITSTLQQAASNRLGFGVKKTMMMAQRLYEAGYITYMRTDSTNLSADALSMVRGFIEDEFGNKYLPEKPNFYSSKEGAQEAHEAIRPSDVNLRPTQLSGMERDAERLYDLIWRQFVACQMPPAQYLSTSVTVTAGSFELRAKGRILKFDGYTKVMPQQSKSGEDDVLPEMNKGDGMKLIKLDPSQHFTKPPARYSEASLVKEMEKRGIGRPSTYAAIISTIQDRGYVSLHNRRFYSEKMGDIVTERLSESFNNLMDYGFTAGMEENLDDVAQGEREWKHVLDEFYGDFRKKLDVAEASDNGMRANQPTLTDIPCKVCGRPMMIRTASTGVFLGCSGYSLPPKERCKSTVNLIPGDEIAADDEGESESRVLLGKHRCPICSTAMDAYLLDETRKLHICGNNPDCSGYEIEEGQYRIKGYEGPSLECDKCGSEMQLKTGRFGKFFGCTNAECKNTRKLLRSGEAAPPKMDAVKMPELKCEKVDDTYVLRDGASGLFLAASQFPKNRETRAPLVQELIPHKDEIDPKYHFLLSAPQKDTEGRPAVIRFSRKTKEQYVQTEINGKPTGWKAFFDGGKWKVEDKSTGK, encoded by the coding sequence ATGGGTAAATCGCTGGTCATCGTGGAATCACCGGCCAAGGCCAAGACAATCAACAAGTATTTGGGCAACCAGTACGTGGTGAAGTCGAGTATCGGCCATATCCGCGACCTTCCTACCAGCGGTTCCGCAGCTCGCGAGCCGGCTAAGCGTGGCAAGGCGGTGGCGGCTGAAGCGCCTGCGCTTTCGCCGAAGGAAAAGGCCAAGCGTCAGCTCTTCACCCGTATGGGTATCGACCCCGAGCACGGCTGGAAGGCTAAGTACGAGATTCTGCCGGGCAAGGAAAAGGTCATCGACGAATTACGTCGTCTGGCCAAGGAAGCCGACACCATCTATCTCGCGACCGACTTGGACAGAGAGGGGGAGGCCATCGCCTGGCACCTGCGTGAATCCATTGGTGGTGACGACAGCCGCTACAAGCGCGTGGTGTTCAACGAAATCACCAAGAAGGCAATCCAGGAAGCGTTTTCCAAGCCAGGCGAGCTGGACATCAACCGAGTCAATGCGCAGCAGGCGCGGCGCTTTCTCGATCGGGTCGTGGGTTACATGGTCTCGCCGCTGCTGTGGCAGAAGATCGCCCGCGGTTTGTCCGCCGGCCGTGTGCAGTCGGTTGCGGTGAAACTGGTCGTCGAGCGTGAGCGGGAAATCCGCGCCTTCGTTCCAGAAGAATACTGGGAAGTCCATGCGGACCTCGCCACTGCCGAGAAGGCCAAGGTGCGCTTCGAGGTAGCGCGCGAGAATGGCGAGGCGTTCAAACCGCTGAATGAAGGCCATGCCATGGCCGCGCTGGAGCAGCTAAAGGACGCCAGCTACAGCGTGACCAAGCGCGAGGACAAGCCGACCAGCAGCAAACCCTCGGCTCCTTTCATCACGTCGACCCTGCAGCAGGCGGCGAGCAATCGTCTTGGCTTCGGCGTGAAGAAGACCATGATGATGGCCCAGCGACTCTACGAGGCCGGCTACATCACCTACATGCGTACCGACTCGACCAACCTCTCGGCCGATGCTTTGAGCATGGTGCGCGGCTTCATCGAAGATGAATTCGGCAACAAGTACCTGCCGGAGAAGCCCAACTTCTATTCGAGCAAAGAGGGCGCCCAGGAGGCTCACGAGGCGATTCGCCCGTCCGACGTCAATCTGCGCCCGACGCAGCTGTCCGGCATGGAGCGCGATGCTGAGCGTCTTTACGATCTCATCTGGCGCCAGTTCGTGGCCTGCCAGATGCCTCCGGCGCAGTATCTATCTACCAGCGTGACCGTCACCGCAGGCAGCTTCGAGCTGCGCGCCAAGGGTCGCATCCTCAAGTTCGATGGTTACACCAAAGTCATGCCGCAGCAGAGCAAGAGCGGTGAGGATGACGTGCTGCCCGAGATGAACAAGGGCGACGGGATGAAGTTGATCAAGCTCGATCCGAGCCAGCACTTCACCAAGCCGCCGGCGCGCTACTCCGAAGCGAGCCTGGTCAAGGAAATGGAAAAACGCGGTATCGGTCGCCCGTCGACCTACGCGGCAATCATTTCCACGATCCAGGATCGTGGCTACGTTTCCCTGCACAACCGCCGGTTCTATTCGGAGAAGATGGGCGACATCGTCACCGAACGTCTCTCGGAAAGCTTCAACAACCTGATGGACTATGGCTTCACCGCTGGCATGGAAGAAAACCTCGACGACGTCGCTCAAGGCGAGCGCGAGTGGAAACACGTGCTCGACGAGTTCTATGGCGACTTCAGGAAGAAGCTCGACGTTGCCGAGGCCAGCGACAACGGCATGCGCGCCAATCAGCCGACCTTGACCGATATTCCCTGCAAGGTCTGCGGTCGGCCGATGATGATTCGTACAGCCTCCACGGGCGTGTTCCTTGGGTGCTCCGGTTACAGCCTGCCGCCGAAAGAGCGCTGCAAGTCCACCGTAAACCTAATTCCCGGCGACGAGATTGCCGCTGACGACGAGGGTGAGTCCGAATCACGCGTGCTGCTTGGCAAGCATCGCTGCCCCATCTGCAGCACGGCGATGGACGCTTATCTGTTGGACGAAACTCGCAAACTCCACATCTGCGGCAACAACCCGGATTGCAGCGGCTATGAGATCGAAGAAGGTCAATACCGCATCAAGGGTTATGAAGGCCCGAGCCTGGAGTGCGACAAGTGTGGCAGTGAAATGCAATTGAAGACTGGCCGTTTCGGCAAGTTCTTCGGCTGTACAAACGCCGAGTGCAAGAACACACGCAAGCTCCTCAGGAGCGGCGAGGCAGCGCCGCCAAAGATGGACGCGGTGAAAATGCCCGAGCTCAAGTGCGAAAAGGTCGACGACACTTATGTGTTGCGCGACGGTGCATCCGGACTGTTTCTGGCCGCCAGCCAGTTTCCGAAGAATCGCGAGACTCGTGCGCCGCTGGTGCAGGAACTGATTCCGCACAAGGATGAGATCGATCCGAAATATCACTTCCTGTTGAGTGCACCGCAGAAAGATACAGAGGGCCGTCCAGCCGTGATCCGCTTCAGTCGAAAGACTAAGGAGCAGTACGTGCAGACCGAGATCAACGGTAAACCGACCGGCTGGAAAGCCTTCTTCGACGGCGGCAAATGGAAGGTCGAAGACAAGAGCACCGGTAAGTAA
- the sulA gene encoding SOS-induced cell division inhibitor SulA translates to MQYQPQPIAGQAPQLSLFEGLIAHRLAPFANMASTPQPAEDCLSEMTLSGSGDHCRLLLAPILREFSEAVDTRWLTLIAPPASLSQSWLREAGLNRDRILLLQARETQATLELACKALMSGCSHTVITWFPRLDKASRLKLRVAAAQGNAQSLNIRLG, encoded by the coding sequence ATGCAGTACCAACCCCAACCCATCGCAGGCCAGGCACCCCAGCTTTCGTTGTTCGAAGGGCTGATTGCGCATCGTCTGGCACCATTTGCAAATATGGCCAGCACCCCGCAACCCGCCGAAGATTGCCTGAGCGAAATGACGCTGAGCGGCAGTGGCGATCACTGCCGCCTGCTGCTTGCGCCGATCCTGCGCGAATTCAGCGAGGCGGTCGATACGCGCTGGCTGACTCTGATTGCTCCACCTGCCTCGCTTTCGCAAAGCTGGCTACGAGAAGCCGGACTCAACCGTGACCGCATTCTTTTATTACAGGCCCGCGAGACGCAGGCCACCCTTGAATTGGCGTGCAAAGCGCTGATGTCAGGCTGCAGCCATACGGTGATCACCTGGTTCCCACGCCTCGACAAGGCCAGTCGGCTGAAGCTTCGCGTGGCGGCCGCTCAGGGTAACGCCCAAAGCTTGAACATACGGCTGGGCTAA
- a CDS encoding DUF6586 family protein: MAHELYTRTNQKIYFAGLALESWRRAEEKGAMNAPGLIQAEREACLFHLYGALLGLCHEIAGYYRLPGASAPRVEMLLVRSPNSASPSPELAELIELAEHSETWLAQLLKAYAALFEPPRAPAKAKTDPTMALIEAVSVEEEVPALARDEVEAWRGNLKELALRFRESLTEW, encoded by the coding sequence ATGGCTCATGAGCTGTACACCCGAACCAACCAGAAGATTTATTTCGCAGGTCTAGCGCTCGAGAGCTGGCGACGGGCCGAGGAAAAAGGCGCGATGAATGCGCCGGGCCTGATCCAGGCAGAGCGAGAGGCCTGCCTTTTTCATCTCTACGGCGCGTTGCTGGGGTTATGCCACGAAATTGCCGGTTATTACCGATTGCCCGGCGCCAGTGCACCTCGGGTGGAGATGCTGCTGGTGCGTTCGCCGAACAGCGCATCGCCGAGCCCGGAGTTAGCCGAGCTGATCGAACTGGCCGAGCACTCGGAAACCTGGCTTGCCCAGTTACTGAAGGCCTATGCCGCGCTGTTCGAGCCGCCACGTGCGCCGGCCAAGGCCAAGACCGATCCAACCATGGCCTTAATCGAGGCGGTCAGCGTGGAAGAAGAGGTGCCCGCGCTGGCGCGCGATGAGGTGGAGGCCTGGCGAGGCAACCTGAAGGAGCTGGCTTTACGCTTTCGCGAGTCGCTTACCGAGTGGTAG